In the Arachis ipaensis cultivar K30076 chromosome B10, Araip1.1, whole genome shotgun sequence genome, one interval contains:
- the LOC107620363 gene encoding uncharacterized protein LOC107620363, with protein sequence MACDNNNFPDVFSWIQNLKPISEWETDSMSITISSSSSSSFQEPYLKLTIPKNYNHHNQSSLSFAIIADFNNIHIPLWNSKPMKPNNNNLLLLDQETISDLFINFIQAILHYGSNKNSPFIRFPKLDYIPNFSEIFNVSFFTLSFLVSIYEAPANLRSGSIQTLKGYLTSNQQSEASNLLMKLLGSNLEEQWMRSVNLGVTNWIGEMQETVKEKIMRMPCSLFSHWFSTYGLWKVQLYCPVIVMDIESSSKSHLPNEKLQFSLKYHQLQGVIQFNYSVSIKDKWVEIVANIDNIRYSILIILTPTLQTQVLSVSVGKSSDNPTREIGTEKNIEASFDPPNPLGLKVSAGESMTVSLKPWKFEESIYGYSANLNWFLHDSMDGKEVFSSKPSKFALINPKSWFKNRYSRAYRPFTRQGGVIFAGDEYGDKVLWKVEKDAIGKTMEWEIRGWIWLTYWPNKHKTFYNETRRFEFGEIVHLHVA encoded by the exons ATGGCTTGTGATAATAACAACTTCCCTGATGTGTTTTCTTGGATTCAGAACCTTAAACCAATATCTGAATGGGAAACAGATTCCATGTCCATaaccatatcttcttcttcttcttcttcattccaagAACCATATCTTAAGCTTACAATACCCAAAAACTATAATCATCATAACCAATCCTCACTCTCTTTTGCTATCATTGCAGATTTCAACAACATCCACATCCCTCTTTGGAACTCAAAACCAATGAAACCTAACAACAATAACTTATTATTACTGGATCAAGAAACAATTTCAGATCTCTTCATCAATTTCATTCAGGCAATTCTCCACTATGGATCCAACAAGAACAGCCCTTTCATCAGGTTCCCGAAACTCGATTACATCCCAAACTTCTCCGAAATATTCAACGTCTCCTTCTTCACTCTCTCCTTCCTCGTCTCCATCTACGAAGCGCCGGCGAATCTTCGCTCCGGATCGATCCAGACTCTGAAGGGTTACTTGACAAGCAATCAACAAAGCGAGGCCTCGAATTTGCTCATGAAACTGCTGGGATCAAACTTGGAAGAACAATGGATGCGGTCCGTGAACCTTGGGGTCACGAATTGGATTGGGGAGATGCAAGAAACGGTTAAAGAAAAGATTATGAGGATGCCGTGTTCTTTGTTCTCGCATTGGTTTTCGACGTATGGGTTATGGAAGGTGCAACTGTATTGTCCTGTTATAGTTATGGATATTGAGAGTTCATCAAAGAGTCATTTGCCGAATGAGAAGCTTCAATTCTCTCTCAAGTATCACCAGCTTCAAGGTGTTATTCAGTTCAATTACAGTGTCTCCATCAAGGACAAGTGGGTTGAAATTGTCGCCAACATTGATAACATAAGGTATTCAATATTAATAAT ACTCACACCAACTCTACAAACCCAAGTATTAAGTGTCTCCGTTGGAAAATCCTCAGATAATCCAACAAGAGAAATTGGTACGGAAAAAAACATAGAAGCCTCATTTGACCCACCAAATCCCTTGGGGCTCAAGGTATCCGCCGGCGAATCCATGACCGTTAGTTTAAAGCCATGGAAATTTGAGGAATCCATTTACGGCTACAGCGCCAATTTAAATTGGTTCCTTCACGATAGCATGGATGGTAAGGAGGTTTTTTCGTCCAAGCCTTCGAAATTCGCTCTGATTAACCCTAAGTCATGGTTCAAGAACCGGTACTCTAGAGCTTATAGACCGTTCACTAGGCAAGGAGGTGTTATTTTTGCTGGTGATGAATATGGAGATAAAGTGTTATGGAAAGTGGAGAAAGATGCTATTGGGAAAACTATGGAGTGGGAGATAAGGGGTTGGATTTGGTTAACTTATTGGCCTAACAAGCACAAAACTTTCTACAATGAAACTAGGAGGTTTGAGTTTGGAGAAATAGTCCATCTCCATGTTGCTTAG